The Desulfatibacillum aliphaticivorans DSM 15576 DNA window ACGCCATGGTCATTGACTCTCCTCCCGGAACCGGCGACGAGCCCCTGACCGTAGCCCAGGTGGTGCCCGACGCCATGGCCGTTATCGTGGCCACGCCCCAGGAAGTCGCATTGGCGGACGTTCGCAAATCCATCAACTTTTGCTCCACCGTGAACATGAAGATTCTCGGCCTGGTGGAAAACATGGGCGGATTCAAATGCCCCCACTGCGGCGAAACCATTGACATCTTCCCCACGGGCAATGCAAAAATCACGGCCCAGCAGATGAATATTCCGTTCCTGGGCAGCCTGCCTTTCGACCCGGACGTGGTCAAGGCCTGCGACAACGGAACTCCGATCATCAACCTGAACGCCAAGTCTCCTTTTTCCGTAGCCATGGGCGAAATCCTGGACGGAATCGAGGCCAAGTGCAAGTAGTCTTGTTCTGCAAGGCCCGGCGGCAAACCGCCGGGCCTTGTTTTTTTTAAAGAATGACCGTCCCGGGAATTTGTCATGTCTATTGCCGTTGCTTTGGAAAACCGGCTGTCGCAATGCCCTCGCATAGCCACCCTGGGAGTCAAGCCCAATTTCTCCGACTACTCGCCTCGGGAGCAAGCCCTCATCCGCAAGGCGGAAACCCTTTATTATCCCAGCAGCTTTTACGCCCCCTTGTTCCAGGCCATGGGCAAAAAAACCTTTCCAGGCCCCGCCGTCTATGCTTGCGCACAGGATAAAATCGCCCAAACCGCCCTCTTTCAATTGATGCAGATCCCCCATCCGCGCACCAAAGTGTATTACGGCCCGCAGCAGAAAAAATTCATCCTCAGGGATTTCGGGCTGCCTTTGGTGGCTAAGATCCCCAGGGGGTCGGCCCAGGGGAAGGGCGTGTTTCTTATCCAAAAGCCCGAGCAACTGGCGGAGTATTGCAAGGAGAACCACGCAGCCTATATTCAGGAGCTCCTGCCCATTGATCGGGATATCCGTGTGGTGGTGGTTGGGAAGCAGGCGGTGATCTCGTATTGGCGCGTGCCGGAACAAGACGCTTTTTTGCACAATGTGGCCGCCGGAGGGGAGATCGTCTTTGATGACGTCCCCCGGGAAGCCGTGGACCTGGCTGTGAAAACCGCAATCTGTTGCGGGTGGGACGACGTGGGCCTGGACCTGTGCATGGTGGACGGCCGCCCCCTTGTCATGGAAGCCAATATGAAATACGGTAGGCAAGGTTTCGCCCTTGCAGGCATTGATTATTACAGCATGATGGAGACCTTCATAGCCGATGGAAAAATCTGAACCCGGCTTGTTTGATATACTTTGCGCCCAACTGGAACAACGGGAGGCTGAAACCCTGGCCCCCCGCGCCGCCCTCACCAAGGACGGACTGCGCCGAAACCCGGAGCAGCGCGCGGACGAAGGGTATCGCCAGTCTTTTTCCCTGGACGTGGACCGCATTCTGCACTCCCGCGCCTACACCCGATACATTGACAAAACCCAGGTTTTTTACCTGATTAAAAACGACCACATCACCCACCGGGTGCTGCATGTGCAGCTGGTTTCCAAAATCGCCCGCACAATCGGCCGTTTTTTGCGTTTGAACGAAGACCTGATTGAAGCCATCGCCCTGGGCCACGACATAGGCCATGCGCCTTTCGGCCATGAAGGGGAAACCTTTTTGTCCGAGCTATGCCAAGAGCACGGCATCGGCCCGTTTTTGCATAATGTGCAAAGCGTGCAGTTTTTGGACAAGGTGGAGCGCGGCGGCAAAGGCTGGAACCTCTGCCTCCAGACCCTGGACGGCATCCTGTGCCATGACGGAGAGATTCACAACCAATACCTTCATCCGGTAACGAAAATGGGATTTGACGACCTGGAAAGGGACATACGCGCCAAGCTGGAAGATCCTGCTGCGCAGCTCATTCCCATGACCGCGGAAGGCTGCGTAGTCCGCATGGCCGACACCATCAGCTACATAGGCCGCGACATTGAGGACGCCATTCGCCTGAAGCTCATCTCCCGGGATCAAATACCCAGGGAATGCGCTGAAATATTAGGCGAAACCAACGGCTCCATTGTCCACGCCCTGGTGACGGACATCATCCGGAACAGCGCCAACGGAACGGAGATATCCTTCTCGGCCTACATTTCCGACGCTCTTAAAAAGCTGAAACAGTTCAACCTGGAAAATATCTATCTGCATAAAAAGGTGAAGGCCAACAGCGCAACCATCCACAAGCTGTTCCGGCATCTGTTTGAAAAATTTTTGGACGACTTCCAAAAGCAGCGCCGGGATTCGGCCATTTTCACCAGTTTCCTGAGAGGGAAGGACGAGGCCTATTTAACCGGGCATAGGGATGCGGAAATCGTCCGGGATTTCCTGGCCGGCATGACCGACCACTATTTTTTAAGGCAATGCCCCGAGGAAATGCAGCCCAAACCGGCCCTGTGATTTTACCATGAAAGCATACGAACCCCGCACATATCGTTCATCATCCGGCAGAAAAGGCCTGGAGCCTTTTAGGGTGCAGGTCAGGGAATCGGACTTGATGATCCAGGCGGAGCAGGTCTTGCAAAAAGAGGCCATGGATATTTTGCTCCGCTGCCGGTCCCATCTGGAAAATTATATAGAACAATTTCCCGGCTTCGCCTCCACTCTGGCGCCCTGGAAAATTGATGGGCCGGCCCCGCCCATCATCCGGTCCATGGCTCAGGCGGGTCTGGCCGCCGGCGTAGGCCCCATGGCCGCTGTGGCCGGGGCTGTGGCGCAGTATGTGGGCCAAGGCTTGCGTGCGGCGTCCGGGGAAGTCATCGTGGAAAACGGTGGAGACGTGTACGCCTTGGTGCAAGGCGAGCTGTTTATGGGGATTTTCG harbors:
- a CDS encoding UPF0280 family protein gives rise to the protein MKAYEPRTYRSSSGRKGLEPFRVQVRESDLMIQAEQVLQKEAMDILLRCRSHLENYIEQFPGFASTLAPWKIDGPAPPIIRSMAQAGLAAGVGPMAAVAGAVAQYVGQGLRAASGEVIVENGGDVYALVQGELFMGIFAGDSPLAGKLGLRLNPEGQPIGVCTSSASIGHSKSFGKADAVVIVSRDCALADATATAAANLVTGPKDVEAAVNFAQSVPGVIGAVSICQSQFAAWGDLELAPVQGKRP
- a CDS encoding deoxyguanosinetriphosphate triphosphohydrolase family protein encodes the protein MEKSEPGLFDILCAQLEQREAETLAPRAALTKDGLRRNPEQRADEGYRQSFSLDVDRILHSRAYTRYIDKTQVFYLIKNDHITHRVLHVQLVSKIARTIGRFLRLNEDLIEAIALGHDIGHAPFGHEGETFLSELCQEHGIGPFLHNVQSVQFLDKVERGGKGWNLCLQTLDGILCHDGEIHNQYLHPVTKMGFDDLERDIRAKLEDPAAQLIPMTAEGCVVRMADTISYIGRDIEDAIRLKLISRDQIPRECAEILGETNGSIVHALVTDIIRNSANGTEISFSAYISDALKKLKQFNLENIYLHKKVKANSATIHKLFRHLFEKFLDDFQKQRRDSAIFTSFLRGKDEAYLTGHRDAEIVRDFLAGMTDHYFLRQCPEEMQPKPAL
- a CDS encoding ATP-grasp domain-containing protein; translation: MSIAVALENRLSQCPRIATLGVKPNFSDYSPREQALIRKAETLYYPSSFYAPLFQAMGKKTFPGPAVYACAQDKIAQTALFQLMQIPHPRTKVYYGPQQKKFILRDFGLPLVAKIPRGSAQGKGVFLIQKPEQLAEYCKENHAAYIQELLPIDRDIRVVVVGKQAVISYWRVPEQDAFLHNVAAGGEIVFDDVPREAVDLAVKTAICCGWDDVGLDLCMVDGRPLVMEANMKYGRQGFALAGIDYYSMMETFIADGKI